In Bacteroidota bacterium, one DNA window encodes the following:
- a CDS encoding class I SAM-dependent methyltransferase, with translation MDNKFLDESINYYRDKIKQFGSSAEGMDWKNSDTQYLRFEVISRYIDFSTRPSVLDVGCGNGEFNNFIRQCSKAIIYSGIDAVPEMVSLTNERFGENTASLHDLLSWDTEKRFDYVIASGTFNAKLSATDEEWQEYFYGNIKKMFSMANKAVIFNCMTSFVDYRYDRLYYPTVQELSDFAVKNLSRKFIIDHSYPLYEVTMVIQK, from the coding sequence ATGGACAATAAGTTTCTCGACGAATCAATCAATTATTACCGCGATAAGATCAAACAATTTGGCAGTAGTGCTGAAGGAATGGATTGGAAAAATAGCGACACGCAATATTTGAGATTCGAAGTCATTTCACGCTATATCGATTTTTCAACAAGGCCTTCAGTGCTCGATGTTGGATGTGGAAATGGGGAATTCAATAATTTTATCCGTCAGTGTTCTAAAGCCATAATTTATTCAGGTATTGATGCTGTACCTGAAATGGTATCACTGACTAATGAACGTTTCGGAGAAAATACTGCATCACTCCATGATCTTCTTTCATGGGATACAGAAAAACGATTTGATTATGTTATTGCATCGGGAACTTTCAATGCAAAACTAAGTGCAACTGACGAAGAGTGGCAGGAATATTTTTATGGAAACATAAAAAAAATGTTTTCAATGGCAAATAAAGCTGTCATCTTTAATTGTATGACTTCGTTTGTTGATTATAGATACGATAGATTATATTATCCGACTGTACAGGAATTGTCTGATTTTGCAGTAAAGAATTTGTCACGGAAATTTATCATTGATCATTCATATCCGTTATATGAAGTAACAATGGTCATTCAAAAATAA
- a CDS encoding acetyltransferase codes for MKNLVIVGTGDYALVAFHFLKQTGSYNIISFSEEMNYIRFDIVEGLPNIAFEELEFKAPPEDTMLLIAIGPNKVNSVRERLYLSAKEKGYSFIKYISPQATVWDENAIGENSFIFPNCVVEPFAKVGNNSVLWSGAILAHHSEVKDHCFLAPGVCISGRSVIGSNSFIGINATIRDNVTVGERCIVGGGALIKKNIENGGVYSQSGTAKYNDDSFNTKV; via the coding sequence ATGAAGAATCTGGTAATAGTTGGAACAGGAGATTATGCACTTGTAGCTTTTCATTTTTTAAAGCAAACGGGATCGTATAATATCATTTCTTTTTCTGAAGAAATGAATTATATCCGTTTTGATATTGTCGAAGGGTTGCCGAATATAGCATTTGAAGAACTTGAATTTAAAGCGCCACCGGAAGATACAATGTTGTTAATTGCAATCGGTCCGAATAAAGTGAATTCTGTGCGCGAAAGATTGTATTTAAGTGCTAAAGAAAAAGGATATTCATTCATAAAATATATCAGTCCGCAGGCAACTGTCTGGGACGAAAATGCCATAGGAGAAAATTCTTTTATATTTCCCAATTGCGTAGTCGAACCTTTTGCTAAGGTCGGTAATAATTCTGTTTTATGGTCAGGAGCAATTCTTGCACATCATTCTGAAGTAAAAGATCATTGTTTTCTCGCTCCCGGTGTATGCATTTCCGGACGATCGGTGATCGGTTCTAATTCTTTTATTGGTATAAATGCAACGATCAGAGACAATGTTACTGTAGGTGAAAGATGCATAGTAGGTGGTGGAGCATTGATCAAAAAGAACATTGAAAATGGCGGAGTATATTCTCAATCAGGAACTGCGAAGTACAATGATGATAGTTTCAACACTAAAGTCTGA
- a CDS encoding DUF393 domain-containing protein: protein MLRRSSSLITRLYDKQIDATGLALFRILYFTNLFFEVLQIFNFRHLIFDKIPFVEGNEIAVGIGLVVWLCVIVLLALGLFTRVSGILNYLLTIIFFGMAGEFAYHMYYLYTGINLLILFLPVSKVISIDRLLTKLKYSSSRFRYEPPTTVSALSYLIPAMIGIGFVYYDSILYKLVSPYWLNGLGMWLPSSLPMIAHVDMSAILNLKFLMKFVGYLTLIFEFAFLFLFWHRKWRFPLFLIGIGLHLGILLEFPIPYFAIGVVALYILMVPVSFWKKIKFNRSGKRTLAFYFDAECPLCVRTVIVLKHFDIFRRIDFISVQSSLGKVPALSSYTEDQLLNDIHSVTEGGIVSKGYDTYRKAFSAMLWSLPLSWLMYLPGISHIGRAIYSYIAENRTNERCTDETCGYEPPVFPKNDNEFKLLHNLTLRKLKIFSIKVLIGLAVFLQIAVSLNASLAKKVRHSGILKDTFLDGGVTSFSSDIKSVARPLLGITNHPVFMDFHFRNYNHIVAIVYKGKKSIEFLPVINENGQPGNYLKGGNFVNWTFKVNSADINQAKLSAGILRYTAFWAGSNGLTLKDLQFEIVVKKIDNYNDWEMNFLHDQLNAPWQIAGTAEWSDGVFSVNLSDIEKM, encoded by the coding sequence ATGTTGCGCCGGAGCTCTTCACTAATTACACGTCTGTACGATAAACAGATCGATGCAACCGGACTTGCACTTTTCCGCATTTTATATTTTACAAATTTGTTTTTTGAAGTACTTCAGATCTTCAATTTTCGTCACCTCATATTTGATAAAATTCCATTTGTAGAAGGAAATGAAATTGCAGTAGGAATCGGACTGGTAGTCTGGTTATGTGTAATTGTGTTGCTTGCGTTAGGATTGTTTACAAGAGTTTCGGGCATTCTGAATTATTTGCTTACAATAATTTTTTTCGGCATGGCCGGAGAATTTGCCTATCATATGTATTATTTATATACAGGAATAAATTTATTGATCTTGTTCCTGCCGGTAAGCAAAGTAATTTCTATTGATCGTCTGCTTACAAAGTTAAAGTACTCGTCTTCGCGATTTCGCTATGAGCCACCAACAACGGTAAGTGCCTTGTCATATCTGATCCCTGCTATGATTGGAATCGGTTTTGTTTACTACGATTCCATTCTCTATAAACTGGTTTCGCCATATTGGCTGAATGGGCTTGGAATGTGGCTGCCTTCCTCATTGCCAATGATCGCTCATGTGGATATGTCGGCAATATTGAATTTAAAATTCCTGATGAAGTTCGTCGGATACTTAACTCTGATTTTTGAGTTTGCATTTTTATTTTTATTCTGGCACAGGAAGTGGCGTTTCCCGCTCTTCCTTATTGGTATAGGATTACATCTTGGAATATTACTTGAATTTCCGATTCCATATTTCGCTATAGGAGTTGTTGCACTTTATATTTTAATGGTTCCTGTTTCTTTCTGGAAAAAAATAAAGTTTAACAGAAGTGGAAAGAGGACACTGGCATTTTATTTCGATGCAGAATGTCCATTATGTGTACGAACAGTAATTGTTCTTAAACATTTCGATATTTTCAGAAGAATAGATTTTATTTCAGTGCAATCTTCTTTAGGAAAAGTTCCTGCGCTTAGTAGTTATACAGAAGATCAGTTATTGAACGATATTCATAGTGTAACTGAAGGAGGAATTGTTTCAAAAGGTTACGATACCTACCGCAAAGCATTTTCTGCAATGCTATGGTCTTTGCCGCTTTCATGGTTGATGTACTTGCCGGGCATCTCACATATAGGGCGTGCAATTTATTCTTACATAGCGGAGAACCGGACCAATGAAAGATGTACTGATGAGACTTGTGGTTACGAGCCTCCTGTGTTTCCTAAGAATGACAATGAATTTAAATTGCTGCATAACCTGACCTTACGTAAATTGAAAATATTTTCAATAAAAGTACTTATCGGATTGGCAGTGTTTCTTCAGATCGCAGTTTCTCTGAATGCTTCACTGGCAAAAAAGGTCAGACATTCAGGAATTTTAAAAGATACTTTTTTGGATGGAGGTGTGACTTCATTTTCGTCTGACATAAAATCAGTCGCAAGGCCATTGCTGGGAATTACGAATCATCCGGTATTTATGGACTTTCATTTCAGGAACTACAATCACATTGTTGCAATCGTATACAAAGGCAAAAAATCAATTGAGTTTTTACCCGTAATAAATGAAAATGGACAACCCGGAAACTATTTAAAGGGCGGAAATTTCGTTAATTGGACATTTAAAGTGAATTCCGCCGACATAAATCAGGCAAAACTATCTGCAGGTATTTTGCGTTACACAGCATTCTGGGCAGGCTCAAACGGGCTTACTTTAAAGGATCTTCAGTTCGAAATAGTTGTTAAAAAAATTGATAATTATAACGATTGGGAAATGAATTTTCTGCACGATCAGCTCAATGCACCTTGGCAAATTGCCGGAACTGCAGAGTGGTCAGATGGAGTATTCAGCGTGAACTTGTCCGATATAGAAAAAATGTAA
- the rffA gene encoding dTDP-4-amino-4,6-dideoxygalactose transaminase, translated as MIPFNKPFLTGKETTYIKEAVESGKISGDGIFTKRCHEFFESKYGFKKVLLTSSCTDALEMAALLLRTEPGDEIIAPSYTFVSTVNAFVLRGAKIVFADSSAESPNIDVTKIESLITPKTKAILPVHYAGIACDMDVIMDIANRHNVYVVEDAAQSIDAYYKGRPLGSIGQLSAFSFHETKNIISGEGGMLVMNDSSFIARAEIIREKGTNRSAFFRGEIDKYGWVDIGSSFLPSEIIAAFLFAQLENMNKIQAKRKFSWETYHDSLKPLAAKGYFKTPHIPSYATNNAHIYYIVCNTPEERQRLISVLRQENIYSVFHYLSLHKSEFYKDKYNGPELPNSDHFSDCLIRLPMYYDLSEKDIMHVVKVIKKFYNGNS; from the coding sequence ATGATTCCATTCAACAAACCGTTTCTTACAGGTAAAGAAACAACTTACATCAAAGAAGCAGTGGAGTCAGGGAAAATTTCCGGCGACGGAATATTTACTAAACGTTGTCACGAATTTTTTGAGTCAAAATATGGTTTCAAAAAAGTGCTTCTTACTTCATCATGTACGGATGCATTGGAAATGGCAGCATTACTCTTGAGAACAGAGCCGGGAGATGAGATCATTGCACCAAGTTATACATTCGTTTCCACTGTCAATGCTTTTGTTCTTCGCGGAGCAAAAATTGTATTTGCTGACAGTTCTGCTGAGAGCCCGAATATTGATGTAACAAAGATCGAATCGCTGATCACTCCAAAAACAAAAGCAATTTTACCCGTGCATTATGCCGGTATTGCATGTGATATGGATGTGATCATGGATATTGCAAACAGACACAATGTGTATGTTGTGGAAGATGCAGCGCAGAGTATAGATGCATATTACAAAGGCCGGCCGTTAGGAAGTATCGGACAGCTTTCTGCTTTTTCATTTCACGAAACAAAAAATATTATTTCCGGTGAAGGCGGTATGCTTGTGATGAATGATTCGTCGTTTATTGCAAGAGCTGAGATCATTCGGGAAAAAGGCACTAATCGCTCGGCATTTTTCAGAGGAGAAATCGATAAATATGGCTGGGTAGATATTGGCTCATCATTTCTGCCGTCTGAAATTATTGCTGCATTTCTTTTTGCACAATTAGAGAATATGAATAAGATCCAGGCTAAACGTAAATTCAGCTGGGAAACTTATCATGATTCATTGAAGCCACTGGCAGCTAAGGGTTATTTCAAGACACCGCACATTCCTTCGTATGCGACTAACAATGCACACATTTACTATATTGTTTGTAACACTCCGGAAGAACGACAACGATTGATCTCTGTTCTCAGGCAGGAAAATATTTATTCAGTATTTCACTATTTGTCATTGCATAAAAGTGAATTTTATAAAGACAAATACAACGGTCCGGAATTGCCTAATTCTGACCACTTCTCCGATTGTCTTATTCGTTTACCAATGTATTATGATCTTTCAGAAAAGGACATTATGCATGTAGTGAAAGTGATCAAGAAGTTTTATAACGGTAATTCTTAA
- a CDS encoding oligosaccharide flippase family protein: MFKGKLDTQSKLLFKNSGWVFFSNFFSTGLAFLRSVIIARGLGPGIYGTYAIVVAFVGLIQEFLNLNIGTALIKFGAVYHTENRNDKLMAFVKSGLLVSFIMAVFSVIVIALLCFISYDTFIDKPDLEWFIICYAIAASITYVNSISKSMLRLHYKFRMSSIIQMIMDVVETLAIALAVFIYPKNLNVFFVAIIVTRFLNGFICNLLAYYELKNELMPHLSAPMVLIKDEKKSIMDFIFGNSIGNSLKTIISQGDILLLGILTSPQQVGFYAVAKKLAYSVLTLSDPLVSSIYPQLSKLLAEKKFKEMKNMLVRITSIAMVPGFDLYCSNILPQ; this comes from the coding sequence ATGTTCAAAGGAAAACTCGATACTCAAAGCAAACTACTGTTTAAGAACAGTGGATGGGTATTCTTTTCTAATTTTTTCAGTACGGGACTGGCATTTTTGAGATCGGTGATCATTGCCCGGGGTTTAGGTCCGGGGATCTATGGAACATATGCAATTGTTGTCGCCTTTGTGGGCTTGATCCAGGAATTTCTGAATTTGAATATAGGTACAGCATTGATAAAATTCGGAGCAGTTTATCATACAGAGAATAGAAACGATAAGCTAATGGCCTTTGTTAAATCGGGCTTGCTTGTTAGTTTTATTATGGCTGTATTTTCAGTGATCGTTATTGCACTGCTTTGTTTTATTTCATACGATACGTTTATTGATAAGCCGGATCTTGAATGGTTTATCATTTGCTATGCAATTGCAGCGAGTATTACTTATGTAAACTCGATAAGTAAATCGATGCTGCGGTTGCATTATAAATTCAGGATGAGTTCGATCATTCAGATGATCATGGATGTAGTCGAAACGCTGGCTATAGCACTGGCAGTTTTTATTTATCCGAAAAACCTGAATGTATTTTTTGTAGCAATAATTGTAACCAGATTTCTCAACGGATTTATCTGCAATCTCCTTGCTTATTATGAATTGAAAAATGAATTGATGCCACATTTGAGTGCTCCAATGGTTCTGATCAAGGATGAGAAAAAATCAATAATGGATTTTATATTTGGTAATTCAATTGGTAATTCATTGAAAACGATCATCAGTCAGGGCGATATACTTTTGCTTGGAATTCTGACATCTCCACAGCAGGTAGGTTTCTATGCTGTCGCAAAAAAACTTGCTTATTCAGTTCTTACTTTATCGGATCCATTGGTTTCTTCAATATATCCACAGCTTTCAAAATTGCTCGCAGAGAAAAAGTTCAAAGAGATGAAAAATATGCTGGTACGTATTACATCTATAGCAATGGTTCCGGGATTTGATCTTTATTGTAGCAACATTCTTCCTCAATGA
- a CDS encoding class I SAM-dependent methyltransferase, giving the protein MIIQYTKTTFLTHPFAILNFVRGQKQDLHEAMIVKAAKTLLGKKYDSTEAKKYLQEIRSGEFVPMNTLPGVSLPGNKPVHLFGKFLYFIVRCAKPQVMIETGVAHGVSSWTILNAIHKNGSGKLYSIDLPNLDLKSYNPQNISQQSGWAVPDILRKHWELQLGPSNELLPVLVQKLGKVDIFFHDSDHSYQNMMFEFKAIFPALKDDGLIISDDVHKNESFRDFVNAEQIVGIQFLTKGGAAVKRTS; this is encoded by the coding sequence ATGATCATCCAATACACCAAAACTACTTTCCTTACTCATCCTTTTGCAATATTGAATTTTGTAAGAGGACAAAAGCAAGACCTGCACGAAGCAATGATTGTAAAGGCAGCCAAAACTTTGTTAGGGAAAAAGTATGATAGTACAGAAGCCAAAAAGTATCTTCAGGAAATCCGCTCAGGGGAATTTGTTCCTATGAATACTTTGCCGGGAGTTTCCTTGCCCGGAAATAAACCTGTCCATCTGTTTGGAAAGTTCCTCTACTTCATCGTCCGTTGTGCAAAGCCGCAAGTGATGATTGAAACAGGTGTTGCTCATGGTGTATCATCGTGGACGATATTAAATGCAATACATAAAAACGGAAGCGGCAAATTATATTCCATCGATCTTCCGAACCTTGATCTGAAAAGTTACAATCCGCAGAATATTTCTCAGCAGAGTGGATGGGCTGTACCGGATATTTTAAGAAAACACTGGGAATTACAATTAGGGCCATCGAATGAATTGCTTCCTGTACTTGTTCAGAAACTCGGCAAGGTTGATATCTTCTTTCACGATAGCGATCATTCATATCAGAATATGATGTTTGAATTCAAAGCTATTTTTCCTGCATTGAAAGACGACGGCCTGATCATTTCTGATGATGTACACAAAAATGAATCATTCAGGGATTTTGTGAATGCTGAACAGATTGTTGGTATTCAATTTTTAACTAAAGGTGGTGCGGCGGTAAAACGCACATCATAA
- a CDS encoding DegT/DnrJ/EryC1/StrS aminotransferase family protein, protein MLPIYQPYLPASCLQYAHDALDSTWISSQGVYIDKAKEKLKEVIGSKYLILVNNGTCATHMLALGLKFKYPNLKKIIVPNNVYVAAWNSFLFSGGWEFEVIDANEHTWNIDHSKIKDGGKDTAFLAVHNLGNIINVPALKKRFPEMLIVEDDCEGLFGKYDGKYSGTESLISSLSFFGNKTITSGEGGAVITADEEIFEYLNSIRGQGQSSMRYIHDKLGYNYRMTNIQAALLYGQLMILDEIREKKSAVFELYKNELSGIEEISFQQLEPGTEHAQWMFGIRLNKFDFVKKRMLELFLFENNIETRPMFYSINQHAHLSEIKSDNTVADLLNHQCLILPSFPELTRSQILTVTRKIKDFLRTSK, encoded by the coding sequence ATGTTACCCATCTACCAGCCATATTTGCCGGCTTCTTGCTTGCAGTATGCTCATGACGCATTGGATTCAACCTGGATTTCTTCTCAGGGTGTTTACATAGACAAGGCTAAAGAAAAACTGAAGGAAGTAATTGGAAGTAAATATCTGATTCTTGTCAATAATGGAACGTGTGCCACGCACATGCTTGCATTAGGTTTGAAGTTCAAGTATCCGAATCTAAAAAAGATCATTGTTCCTAATAACGTTTATGTAGCTGCCTGGAATAGTTTCTTGTTTTCAGGAGGTTGGGAATTTGAAGTGATCGATGCAAATGAACATACCTGGAACATCGATCATTCAAAGATCAAAGATGGAGGCAAAGACACTGCATTTTTAGCAGTTCATAACCTCGGTAATATCATAAATGTCCCTGCTCTGAAGAAACGATTTCCGGAAATGCTCATCGTTGAAGATGATTGTGAAGGCTTGTTCGGTAAGTACGACGGAAAATATTCAGGAACAGAATCACTCATATCATCATTATCGTTTTTTGGAAATAAGACCATCACCAGTGGTGAAGGCGGCGCTGTGATAACTGCTGATGAAGAAATTTTCGAATACCTGAATTCGATTCGCGGACAAGGTCAATCCAGTATGCGTTATATTCACGATAAACTCGGATATAATTATCGCATGACCAATATTCAGGCAGCATTGCTCTATGGACAATTGATGATCCTTGATGAGATCAGAGAAAAGAAATCAGCTGTATTTGAATTATACAAAAATGAATTATCGGGTATAGAAGAAATATCTTTTCAGCAATTAGAGCCGGGAACGGAACATGCGCAATGGATGTTTGGAATTCGGTTGAATAAATTTGATTTTGTGAAAAAGCGGATGCTCGAATTATTTCTTTTCGAGAATAATATTGAAACCAGACCAATGTTTTACAGCATTAATCAGCATGCGCATCTTTCTGAAATAAAAAGTGATAATACTGTTGCAGATCTGCTCAATCATCAGTGTCTGATTCTTCCAAGTTTCCCTGAATTGACAAGAAGTCAGATTCTTACTGTCACACGTAAGATCAAAGATTTTCTCCGAACATCTAAATAA
- a CDS encoding GNAT family N-acetyltransferase, protein MNSGAEKITVLTSSDKVEWDNFYDQLPAELRDVNFSFDYNFIYEKNGDGSIRLFVFEQNDQIYFYPFLIREVYSGNEQTDYKDIETVYGYTGPVSTTQDPEFIKNADKAFCKYCLSERIISEFIRFHPLLQNQNVFNEISSVKLIALRDYVAVDLSATADKIFENYSSPNRNKIRKAEKAGIEIEFDHECKRFDDFKSIYLENMKRLNAAPMYFFSSDFFNGLNALAKKTGVLVNAREEGETIGSTVFLKGSFFGHYFLSSATERGRSLAVSNLMLHQGILWAKKSGLHSIHLGGGVTGEETDPLLVFKKNFSKKTLKFYIGKRIHNEMAYNEIVKRWDEKHPVEAIKYKFILQRYRFKEADLV, encoded by the coding sequence GTGAATTCCGGAGCCGAAAAAATTACTGTCCTTACTTCATCCGATAAGGTGGAGTGGGATAATTTTTACGATCAGCTTCCGGCAGAACTTCGTGATGTCAACTTTTCTTTTGATTACAATTTCATCTATGAAAAAAACGGTGATGGAAGTATCAGGCTATTTGTATTTGAACAAAATGACCAGATTTACTTTTATCCATTCCTGATCCGCGAAGTTTATTCCGGAAACGAACAAACGGATTACAAAGATATAGAGACAGTTTACGGTTATACCGGACCTGTTTCAACAACTCAGGATCCTGAATTTATAAAGAATGCTGACAAAGCATTTTGCAAATATTGTCTTTCTGAAAGGATCATTTCAGAGTTCATCAGATTTCATCCGTTACTGCAGAATCAAAATGTGTTCAATGAAATCAGTTCAGTTAAATTAATTGCATTGCGTGACTATGTAGCTGTTGATCTATCGGCAACAGCTGATAAGATCTTTGAAAACTATTCAAGTCCGAACAGGAATAAGATCCGTAAGGCAGAGAAGGCCGGAATCGAAATTGAATTTGATCATGAATGCAAACGGTTCGACGACTTCAAGTCAATTTATCTGGAGAATATGAAGCGGCTGAATGCAGCTCCAATGTATTTTTTCAGTTCTGACTTTTTTAACGGCTTAAATGCTCTGGCCAAAAAAACAGGCGTGCTTGTAAATGCCCGCGAAGAAGGAGAAACGATCGGTTCGACTGTATTTCTTAAAGGAAGTTTTTTTGGACATTATTTCCTTTCTTCTGCAACCGAAAGAGGTCGCAGTCTGGCAGTTTCAAACCTGATGCTCCACCAGGGAATACTCTGGGCTAAAAAGTCAGGATTACATTCTATTCATTTAGGAGGCGGAGTTACAGGAGAAGAGACAGATCCATTGCTCGTTTTCAAAAAAAATTTTTCAAAAAAAACCTTGAAATTTTATATTGGAAAGCGAATTCACAATGAAATGGCCTATAATGAAATTGTAAAGAGGTGGGACGAAAAACATCCTGTTGAAGCTATTAAATATAAATTTATATTGCAGCGTTATCGATTTAAAGAAGCAGATCTGGTATGA
- a CDS encoding GNAT family N-acetyltransferase — MSLEKDKNSVRLRALTMDDARITWKWRNQEEVRNDFSGHPFPVSLDEEVQWYEKNIKVNFPNTCFGVEEVKGSHLVGMTFLKNIHMIFRHAEFSILIDGAQKGKGYGKEACYKTLEFGFRQLGLNKIYLKVRTDNTSAIRIYESCGFKVEGTIREDIYKQGKYIDQFCMGILISEFEKL; from the coding sequence ATGAGTTTGGAAAAAGATAAAAATTCTGTTCGGTTACGGGCCCTGACCATGGACGATGCGCGCATCACCTGGAAATGGCGTAATCAGGAAGAAGTACGAAATGATTTCAGCGGACATCCTTTCCCTGTAAGTCTGGACGAGGAAGTTCAATGGTATGAAAAAAATATCAAGGTCAACTTTCCAAATACATGTTTCGGAGTTGAAGAGGTGAAAGGTTCACACCTGGTTGGAATGACTTTCCTGAAAAACATTCACATGATCTTTCGTCATGCTGAATTTTCTATTTTGATTGACGGCGCTCAAAAAGGAAAAGGTTATGGAAAAGAAGCGTGTTATAAAACTCTTGAATTCGGATTTCGTCAGCTGGGATTGAATAAGATCTATCTGAAAGTCCGTACTGACAATACATCAGCGATCAGAATCTATGAGTCATGTGGATTCAAAGTTGAAGGGACGATCCGTGAGGATATTTATAAGCAGGGAAAATATATCGATCAGTTTTGTATGGGCATTTTGATCAGTGAATTTGAAAAACTCTGA
- a CDS encoding glycosyltransferase, protein MSEQPLSVYVFSPFCLLRPTTNRIFDMRMCDSMAANGAKVVIVYPYTYMKENIRKSEIPASYGLRNNFKTRMQYTWLLENSTSLYRFIVMMIAFSFSSVRILFERIFSKNEAIILSRDAKSLIPAIIIRKLTGRLFKTKIIFVAAEVKDKPIYKWVVKNSDGVFAGVTTTRNAIMKLVPVPKEKFILSLAPVPVYSNDVSKQEARKNIHYTDSAPLIVYTGKLGLDVLELKFILKAAKLLPSYKFLFTGGRESAVQKVKDYCKEIGVENAIFTGFFNDSTQVRNYQLAGDVLVSYYTSNDHLIEFNYPQKINEYMSTGNPIITPDFPATQDVLNNKNVFFVAPDNEVALAEGIRHLIQNPDVSSRLAAQAKEDIKSLTFDSKTKELLNWARGLSY, encoded by the coding sequence ATGAGCGAACAGCCACTTTCAGTATATGTTTTTTCTCCTTTCTGTTTATTAAGGCCGACTACTAACCGCATTTTCGACATGCGTATGTGCGATAGTATGGCCGCAAACGGAGCAAAGGTGGTAATTGTTTATCCATATACTTACATGAAGGAAAATATTCGCAAAAGCGAAATCCCTGCAAGCTATGGTTTAAGGAATAATTTCAAAACACGAATGCAGTATACGTGGTTGCTTGAAAATTCAACTTCGCTTTATCGCTTCATTGTTATGATGATCGCCTTTTCGTTTTCATCTGTCAGAATTTTGTTTGAACGGATTTTTTCAAAGAATGAAGCGATCATCCTTTCCAGAGATGCGAAATCACTTATTCCTGCAATCATTATCAGAAAACTCACAGGCAGATTATTTAAAACCAAAATAATATTTGTTGCTGCAGAAGTCAAAGATAAACCGATATATAAATGGGTAGTAAAAAATTCTGATGGAGTGTTTGCCGGTGTAACAACTACACGCAATGCCATTATGAAACTTGTACCGGTTCCAAAAGAGAAATTTATTTTATCACTTGCACCGGTACCTGTTTATTCTAACGATGTGAGCAAACAGGAAGCACGGAAAAATATTCACTACACCGATTCCGCTCCATTGATCGTTTACACAGGAAAGCTAGGATTGGATGTGCTTGAATTAAAATTCATTCTCAAAGCTGCAAAGCTTCTTCCTTCATATAAATTTCTTTTTACCGGGGGAAGAGAGAGCGCAGTTCAGAAAGTAAAAGACTATTGCAAAGAGATCGGAGTAGAGAATGCAATATTTACAGGGTTCTTCAACGATAGCACACAGGTGCGGAATTATCAGTTGGCCGGAGATGTACTTGTTAGTTATTACACTTCCAATGACCATCTCATCGAATTCAATTATCCGCAAAAGATCAATGAATATATGTCTACAGGTAATCCGATCATCACTCCTGATTTTCCTGCAACACAAGATGTCTTGAATAATAAAAATGTTTTTTTTGTTGCTCCTGACAATGAAGTTGCTTTAGCTGAAGGAATCAGACACTTGATCCAAAATCCGGATGTAAGTTCCAGATTGGCCGCACAGGCGAAAGAAGATATCAAATCACTCACATTCGACAGCAAAACAAAAGAGTTGTTGAATTGGGCGCGCGGATTGTCCTATTAA